In a single window of the Paenibacillus sp. MMS20-IR301 genome:
- a CDS encoding phosphoribosyltransferase, whose amino-acid sequence MSASYARLSESISTARNVRIYKNKDTAYDFKLYPFGERGTYIAPELISEITDSLAEAAAKQFPDFDYIVSPEPGGHTWGMLAAYKLMKPMNILRLSTELYENYEVSIKRETAYNENYIYFDGFSAGDRVLLLDDVISSGATIRCIAAQMSVMGIELVGVQAILAKGEHYKQLESDIGVPVRFLSKV is encoded by the coding sequence ATGAGTGCATCCTACGCACGGTTAAGCGAATCGATCAGTACAGCCAGGAATGTGAGGATTTACAAAAATAAGGACACCGCTTACGATTTCAAGCTCTATCCCTTCGGTGAACGCGGAACCTACATTGCCCCCGAGCTAATCAGTGAGATCACCGACAGTCTGGCTGAGGCCGCCGCGAAGCAGTTCCCGGACTTTGATTACATCGTGTCGCCTGAACCGGGCGGGCATACCTGGGGCATGCTTGCCGCCTACAAGCTGATGAAGCCGATGAATATCCTGCGCCTCAGTACGGAATTGTATGAGAATTACGAGGTCAGCATCAAGCGGGAGACGGCGTATAACGAGAACTATATTTATTTTGACGGCTTCTCTGCCGGTGACCGGGTATTGCTGCTGGATGATGTGATCAGCTCAGGCGCTACGATCCGCTGCATAGCCGCGCAAATGTCCGTGATGGGGATTGAGCTTGTCGGCGTGCAGGCGATTCTGGCCAAAGGAGAGCACTACAAGCAGCTGGAGAGCGACATCGGAGTGCCCGTGCGGTTTCTGTCGAAGGTATAA
- a CDS encoding DUF3231 family protein, with protein sequence MGIFGGSPHDEPMHYGEIYNVWQASMVAKVAISTYRAYLIHAGDKDLKKIIEALIDQAELEVSECDTLLTKNGIATVPNPPGRPAARLEDIPAGARFADTEIFASISTAIATGLVACSQAMAQSIREDVGALFAKYHLTKAALGSRILKLSKEKGWLIPPPLQIRRPETVKS encoded by the coding sequence ATCGGAATTTTTGGCGGCAGCCCCCACGACGAGCCTATGCATTACGGGGAAATTTACAATGTGTGGCAGGCTTCCATGGTAGCTAAAGTGGCCATCTCGACCTACAGGGCTTATTTAATCCACGCAGGTGACAAGGATCTGAAAAAAATCATCGAAGCACTCATTGACCAGGCTGAACTTGAGGTCAGTGAATGCGATACACTGCTTACCAAGAACGGTATTGCCACCGTTCCGAATCCGCCGGGCCGTCCGGCGGCCAGACTTGAAGATATTCCTGCAGGCGCAAGATTTGCAGATACCGAAATATTCGCAAGCATCTCCACCGCCATTGCCACCGGACTTGTCGCGTGCAGTCAGGCCATGGCCCAGAGCATCCGGGAGGATGTCGGCGCGCTTTTCGCCAAATACCATCTGACGAAGGCCGCGCTTGGCTCGCGCATTCTTAAGCTGAGTAAGGAAAAGGGCTGGCTGATCCCGCCTCCGCTGCAAATCAGAAGGCCGGAGACCGTCAAATCCTGA
- the hemA gene encoding glutamyl-tRNA reductase, whose product MHIVVVGLNYRTAPVEVREQFAFAEQDLPAALHQLMQTKSVLEGVVVATCNRTEIYVVVDRLHMCGYFIRSYMEQWFGVKSDVFAQHMYIYEDEQAIAHLMRVTCGLDSMVIGETQILGQVRNAFLTAQAEGVTGTWFNRLFKQAVTLGKRAHSETSIGESAVSVSYAAVELGKRIFGMFTGKRVLILGAGKMSELTVKHLYSSGAAEVIVANRTLSRAVELAEKFSGKPSTIEAALKRLDEVDIVISSTGADGYVLTAAQVAEGMKRRPSRPLFMIDIAVPRDIDPAAASVPDVFLYDIDDLEGIVENNLEMRRSEAAKIEVMIRQEMDEFQLWLKTLGVRPVIRALQDKSNGIYEETMDSLFNKLPELDEHQRKVIRRLTKSIVNQMMHDPINVIKELSGGKQGNEALDYFTRIFALQEQLDSGPEGSDAVPAPEVPAEVSSGGKFAVPGTVFAPAGLLGG is encoded by the coding sequence ATGCATATTGTCGTCGTTGGCCTGAATTACCGTACGGCTCCCGTAGAGGTGAGGGAACAGTTCGCTTTTGCCGAGCAGGATCTGCCTGCAGCGCTGCATCAGCTGATGCAGACGAAGAGCGTTCTGGAAGGGGTCGTCGTTGCCACCTGTAACCGGACGGAAATTTATGTGGTCGTGGACCGCCTTCATATGTGCGGTTATTTCATCCGCAGCTACATGGAGCAGTGGTTCGGTGTAAAAAGCGATGTATTTGCGCAGCATATGTATATATATGAAGACGAGCAGGCGATTGCCCACCTGATGCGTGTAACCTGTGGTCTGGATTCGATGGTGATCGGCGAGACACAGATTCTCGGCCAGGTGCGCAATGCTTTTTTGACTGCCCAGGCGGAGGGCGTGACCGGAACCTGGTTCAACCGGCTGTTCAAGCAGGCGGTGACGCTTGGCAAACGTGCGCATAGTGAGACTTCGATCGGCGAAAGCGCGGTGTCGGTCAGCTATGCGGCAGTGGAGCTGGGCAAGCGGATCTTCGGGATGTTTACCGGCAAAAGAGTGCTCATTCTCGGCGCCGGCAAAATGAGCGAGCTGACGGTGAAGCATCTGTACAGCAGCGGTGCGGCGGAGGTGATTGTCGCCAACCGGACGCTGTCCCGGGCGGTAGAGCTGGCCGAGAAATTCTCGGGCAAGCCGAGTACAATTGAAGCGGCGCTGAAGCGGCTGGACGAAGTGGATATTGTCATCAGCTCGACGGGGGCTGACGGTTATGTGCTGACGGCTGCCCAAGTGGCTGAAGGCATGAAACGCCGGCCGTCACGGCCGCTGTTCATGATTGACATCGCTGTGCCGCGTGACATTGATCCGGCGGCGGCAAGTGTGCCGGACGTGTTCCTCTATGATATCGATGATCTGGAAGGTATTGTGGAGAACAACCTGGAGATGCGCCGCAGTGAGGCGGCCAAGATTGAAGTGATGATCCGCCAGGAGATGGATGAATTCCAGCTCTGGCTGAAGACACTCGGGGTCCGGCCGGTCATCCGGGCGCTGCAGGACAAATCGAACGGCATTTATGAAGAGACGATGGATAGCCTGTTCAACAAGCTGCCGGAGCTGGATGAGCATCAGCGTAAAGTCATCCGCCGGCTGACCAAAAGTATTGTAAATCAGATGATGCATGACCCGATTAATGTAATCAAGGAGCTTTCCGGCGGTAAGCAGGGAAATGAAGCGCTCGATTACTTCACCCGGATCTTCGCGCTGCAGGAGCAGCTGGATTCCGGCCCGGAGGGCAGTGATGCTGTGCCGGCCCCAGAGGTGCCTGCTGAAGTCTCCTCCGGCGGAAAGTTTGCCGTACCGGGGACGGTGTTTGCTCCGGCCGGTCTGCTGGGCGGGTGA
- the ccsA gene encoding cytochrome c biogenesis protein CcsA — protein MQLLNGIYDAALLLYALSLLFVFSDCLRRNPGGKRLGTGLLAATGLLQLAGLAVRFSQEGGLPIFTPYDFLFWFSFSIVVTSLAVAFTRGGEFTILLLSMAGFSVFLLNRVWLTAEDHTLQSWSAVHGWLAMHVILANLSFAALTLGTVFAIMYLFLHTKLKNKKWDDRVRRLPSLETMDKYSYTAILAGVPLLLASLVLAGLSIIAEGRTLLFQDLKVLTTLAGLGVYILYIVLKHSGRRSGTAMARWAIAGYGFIILNFLLNSWSEFHGWGGE, from the coding sequence ATGCAACTGCTGAACGGAATATATGATGCCGCTCTGCTGCTATATGCCCTGAGCCTGCTGTTTGTTTTCTCGGATTGCCTTCGGCGTAATCCGGGCGGAAAGCGGCTGGGCACAGGGCTTCTTGCTGCTACAGGCCTGCTGCAGCTCGCCGGGCTGGCGGTCCGCTTCTCCCAGGAGGGCGGGCTGCCGATCTTCACGCCGTATGATTTCCTGTTCTGGTTCTCGTTTAGCATCGTAGTAACCTCACTGGCGGTGGCATTTACGCGCGGCGGCGAGTTCACGATCCTGCTGCTCAGCATGGCCGGCTTCAGCGTGTTTCTGCTGAACCGGGTATGGCTGACCGCTGAGGATCATACGCTGCAGAGCTGGAGTGCGGTGCATGGCTGGCTGGCGATGCATGTGATTTTGGCTAATTTGAGCTTTGCCGCACTGACACTGGGAACGGTATTTGCGATAATGTATCTGTTCCTGCATACGAAGCTGAAGAATAAGAAGTGGGATGACCGGGTCCGCCGGCTGCCAAGCCTGGAGACGATGGACAAATATTCCTATACCGCCATCCTGGCCGGAGTTCCGCTGCTGCTGGCTTCGCTGGTGCTGGCCGGCTTATCCATCATCGCGGAGGGCCGGACGCTGCTGTTCCAGGATCTGAAGGTGCTGACTACGCTGGCCGGCCTTGGCGTCTACATCCTCTATATCGTGCTGAAGCACTCCGGCCGCAGAAGCGGTACCGCGATGGCCCGCTGGGCTATTGCCGGCTACGGCTTCATTATCCTGAACTTTCTGCTGAATTCATGGTCGGAATTCCATGGCTGGGGCGGGGAGTAG
- a CDS encoding NAD(P)-dependent oxidoreductase has protein sequence MSRYLPIMLDVQGKLVVMIGGGAVAERKAAPLLEAGAALVIVSPALSGTLAAAAAAGRLRWISRPYAPGDLDGAVLVYAAADDEAVNEAVAREARRLGLPVNVASRAEAGSFITPGILRRGRLTVAVTTSGAGPSVAAEITRQIAGLLGEEYEPYLDFLHELRTAVKRLEPAPEPRARLLRRLGQLDVLNDMRQGTFIPWTPEDIEAWVESNREE, from the coding sequence ATGAGCCGCTATTTACCGATTATGCTGGATGTGCAGGGCAAGCTTGTCGTGATGATCGGCGGCGGCGCTGTGGCGGAGCGCAAAGCGGCCCCGCTGCTGGAAGCAGGAGCTGCGCTGGTGATTGTCAGTCCCGCGCTCAGCGGGACGCTTGCCGCAGCGGCTGCGGCCGGGCGGCTGCGCTGGATCAGCCGCCCCTATGCCCCCGGAGATCTCGACGGGGCTGTTCTGGTCTATGCCGCCGCGGATGACGAGGCGGTGAATGAAGCTGTGGCAAGGGAGGCCCGGAGGCTGGGACTCCCGGTCAATGTCGCCAGCCGGGCAGAGGCGGGCAGCTTCATAACCCCCGGCATCCTCCGCCGGGGGCGCCTGACGGTTGCGGTCACCACCTCCGGTGCGGGACCGTCGGTTGCCGCGGAGATTACGCGGCAGATTGCGGGGCTGCTGGGCGAGGAATACGAGCCCTATCTCGACTTCCTGCATGAGCTGCGGACGGCAGTCAAGCGGCTGGAGCCTGCGCCAGAGCCGCGCGCCCGGCTGCTGCGAAGGCTGGGTCAGCTTGATGTGTTGAATGACATGAGACAGGGTACCTTTATACCATGGACCCCGGAAGACATCGAAGCCTGGGTGGAGAGTAACCGGGAGGAATAG
- the hemC gene encoding hydroxymethylbilane synthase, protein MRKIIVGSRQSALALTQTGQVIADLERLSSGHGLDFTFEVHKIVTKGDRILDVTLSKVGGKGLFVKEIEQAMLAGEIDMAVHSMKDMPSELPEGLINGAVPKREDPRDCLISGGGDGLEELAQGARVGTSSLRRSSQLAALRPDLIIEPVRGNIDSRLKKLENGEYDAILLAAAGLSRMGWQDRVTAYLPPEVCLPAVGQGALGIECREDDAELRKLLALYNDEQTAITVTAERTFLGALNGGCQVPIGAFAVLTEGNAAAGNSTDGTAAAQEDIPATSESKIAGTARPQITLTGMVGTPDGSVILKETCTGEDPVQLGMEVARKLIARGAEKILADVKH, encoded by the coding sequence ATGCGGAAGATTATTGTGGGGAGCAGACAGAGTGCGCTGGCGTTAACGCAGACGGGGCAGGTTATTGCTGATCTGGAGCGGCTGAGCAGCGGGCATGGTTTGGATTTTACTTTTGAAGTGCATAAGATTGTTACTAAAGGTGATCGCATTCTGGATGTTACTTTGTCCAAGGTGGGCGGCAAGGGTCTGTTCGTCAAGGAGATTGAGCAGGCTATGCTGGCCGGAGAGATCGATATGGCTGTACATAGTATGAAGGATATGCCTTCCGAACTGCCGGAGGGTTTGATTAATGGTGCGGTGCCGAAGCGCGAGGATCCGCGTGACTGCCTGATCTCCGGCGGCGGGGATGGACTTGAGGAACTGGCACAGGGAGCACGGGTTGGAACGAGCAGCCTGCGCCGTTCCAGCCAGCTGGCTGCACTCCGGCCGGACCTGATCATTGAGCCGGTGCGCGGTAATATTGACTCGCGGCTGAAGAAGTTGGAGAACGGTGAATATGATGCGATTCTGCTTGCGGCAGCAGGCTTGTCACGCATGGGGTGGCAGGACCGGGTAACCGCTTATCTGCCGCCGGAGGTTTGTCTGCCCGCTGTGGGGCAGGGGGCACTCGGCATAGAATGCCGGGAAGATGATGCAGAGCTGCGCAAGCTGCTTGCCTTGTATAACGATGAGCAGACGGCGATTACGGTCACGGCTGAGCGGACGTTCCTTGGTGCGCTGAACGGCGGATGCCAGGTGCCGATAGGTGCTTTTGCGGTGCTTACGGAAGGTAATGCTGCTGCCGGCAACAGTACTGACGGAACGGCTGCGGCACAAGAGGATATCCCGGCTACAAGCGAGAGTAAAATAGCGGGTACTGCAAGGCCGCAGATCACATTAACCGGAATGGTGGGAACACCGGATGGCTCAGTGATCTTGAAGGAGACCTGTACAGGCGAAGATCCGGTGCAGCTCGGTATGGAGGTTGCCCGTAAGCTGATTGCCAGGGGAGCGGAGAAGATTTTGGCGGATGTTAAGCACTAG
- the cobA gene encoding uroporphyrinogen-III C-methyltransferase: protein MAGKVYLVGAGPGDAKLITVKGLECIRKADVLVYDRLASPRLLKWMKPGGEKIYVGKLPDRHTMKQEAINQLLVDLALEGKTVVRLKGGDPVIFGRVSEEADLLRRHGIYYEIVPGITSAISVPAYAGIPVTHREVASSLSIITGHESPDKLDHSIHWDKVTNATGTLVFLMGVAKIGYISAQLIKHGRPPETPVALVRWGTRADQETLTGTLADIEAKVKAADFQPPAVIVVGDVVLQREQLMWAEALPLFGKRIVVTRARSQASELVERIEELGGEPYEFPVIETVMQRDADKQAEIAAALGGLAAYDWVFFTSPNGVDFFMRHLTQLKADIRGLHRARICAVGPATAAALAERGLIAEELPGRFQAEGLIEAFGGQLQPGQRVLLPRGDLAREWLPGKLRELGLAVTEVDTYETVATGEDDIELMKLLEEKRIHAVTFTSSSTVRNFMDILKRMGLEDPLELLAGVKIACIGPVTEQTAVEAGLTPGLLPDEATIEGLVQELCRWNESTRLR, encoded by the coding sequence ATGGCGGGGAAGGTTTATCTTGTAGGAGCAGGTCCGGGAGATGCGAAGCTGATTACAGTGAAGGGTCTGGAGTGTATCCGGAAGGCTGATGTGCTGGTCTATGACCGGCTGGCCAGCCCGAGACTGCTGAAGTGGATGAAGCCTGGCGGAGAGAAAATATACGTTGGCAAGCTTCCGGACCGCCATACGATGAAGCAGGAGGCTATCAATCAACTGCTGGTCGATCTTGCGCTTGAGGGCAAGACGGTGGTGCGGCTGAAGGGCGGGGACCCGGTGATTTTTGGCCGGGTGAGTGAAGAAGCGGACCTGCTGCGGCGGCATGGCATCTATTACGAGATTGTGCCGGGTATTACCTCGGCCATCAGCGTCCCGGCCTATGCCGGCATTCCTGTAACCCACCGGGAGGTAGCCTCCTCCCTGTCGATTATTACCGGCCATGAGAGCCCGGATAAGCTGGATCATTCCATCCACTGGGATAAGGTGACCAATGCCACCGGTACCCTGGTGTTCCTGATGGGCGTTGCCAAAATCGGCTATATCAGCGCCCAGCTGATCAAGCACGGGCGTCCGCCGGAAACGCCGGTGGCGCTGGTGCGCTGGGGTACGCGTGCCGATCAGGAGACGCTGACGGGTACGCTTGCCGACATTGAGGCGAAGGTCAAGGCGGCGGATTTCCAGCCGCCGGCTGTTATCGTTGTCGGCGATGTCGTGCTGCAGCGTGAGCAGCTCATGTGGGCAGAAGCGCTGCCGCTGTTCGGCAAGCGCATTGTCGTGACGCGGGCCCGGAGCCAGGCAAGCGAGCTGGTGGAGCGGATCGAGGAGCTTGGCGGCGAACCGTATGAGTTCCCGGTCATCGAGACGGTAATGCAGCGGGATGCGGACAAGCAGGCGGAGATTGCTGCGGCGCTTGGCGGGCTTGCAGCGTATGACTGGGTGTTCTTCACCAGTCCCAACGGTGTAGACTTCTTCATGCGCCATCTGACGCAGCTGAAGGCGGATATCCGCGGATTGCACCGTGCGCGGATATGCGCGGTAGGACCGGCTACGGCTGCAGCGCTCGCGGAGCGCGGGCTGATCGCCGAAGAGCTGCCTGGGCGGTTCCAGGCAGAGGGGCTGATTGAAGCCTTTGGCGGTCAGCTGCAGCCGGGGCAGAGGGTGCTGCTCCCGCGCGGCGATCTGGCACGCGAATGGCTGCCCGGCAAGCTGAGGGAGCTGGGGCTTGCGGTGACCGAGGTGGATACTTATGAGACGGTGGCCACCGGTGAGGATGATATTGAACTCATGAAGCTGCTGGAGGAGAAACGGATTCATGCCGTGACGTTTACAAGCTCTTCAACGGTGCGGAACTTCATGGATATCCTGAAGCGGATGGGTCTGGAAGACCCGCTGGAGCTGCTGGCGGGAGTCAAGATCGCCTGTATCGGTCCGGTCACGGAACAGACTGCAGTAGAGGCCGGACTGACTCCGGGACTGCTGCCGGACGAAGCGACTATTGAAGGACTGGTTCAGGAGCTGTGCCGCTGGAACGAATCCACAAGACTTAGATAA
- the hemB gene encoding porphobilinogen synthase → MSFPIVRHRRLRGTAGIRGMVRETVLNVLDFIQPIFVTYGTGVKNEIGSMPGVYHFSLDTLKAEVDEIAALGIPAVLLFGIPETKDAIGSSGFAEDGIVQEATRLIKQWYPELLVVADTCLCEFTDHGHCGMVHTHTVDGVVHGDVINDASLTLLTRTAVSQARAGADIIAPSNMMDGFVQAIRTGLDENGFEHVPIMSYSVKYASAFYGPFREAADSAPQFGNRKTYQMDPANLREAIREADSDVLEGADMLMVKPALAYLDVIRTIRDQFDLPLVAYNVSGEYSMVKAAAQQGWIDEQAVVLEMLTGMKRAGADIIITYFAKDAARWLRG, encoded by the coding sequence ATGAGCTTTCCAATCGTTAGACACCGCCGTTTGCGCGGTACAGCCGGAATCCGGGGGATGGTGCGGGAGACTGTCCTGAACGTGCTGGACTTTATCCAGCCGATTTTTGTCACCTACGGCACCGGTGTGAAGAATGAAATTGGCTCCATGCCAGGCGTGTATCACTTCTCGCTTGATACCCTGAAAGCGGAAGTGGATGAGATTGCTGCGCTGGGGATTCCGGCGGTGCTGCTGTTCGGGATTCCCGAAACGAAGGATGCTATCGGCTCGTCGGGTTTTGCAGAGGATGGGATTGTGCAGGAGGCCACACGGCTGATCAAGCAGTGGTATCCTGAGCTGCTGGTCGTCGCTGATACCTGTCTGTGTGAATTCACCGACCACGGCCACTGCGGCATGGTACATACCCATACGGTTGATGGTGTGGTGCATGGTGACGTGATTAATGATGCTTCGCTTACGCTGCTCACCCGCACGGCGGTGTCACAGGCCCGGGCCGGAGCCGATATTATTGCGCCTTCCAACATGATGGACGGGTTCGTGCAGGCAATCCGCACCGGGCTTGATGAGAATGGCTTCGAGCATGTGCCGATCATGTCCTATTCGGTTAAGTACGCTTCCGCCTTCTACGGCCCGTTCCGTGAAGCGGCAGATTCCGCGCCCCAGTTCGGCAACCGCAAAACGTACCAGATGGACCCGGCTAATCTCCGTGAAGCGATCCGTGAGGCTGATTCGGATGTGCTGGAGGGGGCCGATATGCTGATGGTTAAGCCGGCGCTGGCCTACCTCGATGTCATCCGTACCATCCGTGACCAGTTCGACCTGCCGCTCGTAGCCTACAATGTCAGCGGTGAATATTCGATGGTCAAAGCGGCTGCGCAGCAGGGCTGGATCGATGAGCAGGCGGTTGTGCTCGAAATGCTGACCGGCATGAAGCGTGCGGGAGCCGATATTATTATTACTTATTTTGCCAAGGATGCAGCCCGCTGGCTGCGCGGCTAA
- the hemL gene encoding glutamate-1-semialdehyde 2,1-aminomutase, producing the protein MSDMPLKRREEASRAAFEEAKQYIPGGVNSPVRAFKSVGLTPIYADRGAGSRIYDIDGNSFIDYVCSWGPLIMGHAHPEVVKALQETAVKGTSFGAPTLLETEMAKTVVERVASVDIVRMVNSGTEATMSAIRLARGYTGRSKILKFEGSYHGHADSLLIKAGSGVATLGLPDSPGVPEGVAVNTITVPYNDLEGVKIAFERYGNEIAAVIVEPIAGNMGVVPPLPGFLEGLRKVTTGYGALLIFDEVMTGFRVDRGCAQGLFGMDPDLTCFGKVIGGGLPVGAYGGKKEIMAQIAPSGPIYQAGTLSGNPLAMAAGYSTLKLLTPEVYARLETLGARLEAGLKRNAEETGIPLTINRVGSMVCPFFTEGPVFNFETAKTSNLELFNRYFGAMLDQGISVPPSQFEGMFVSAAHSEQDIDDTIEGHYNALKSL; encoded by the coding sequence ATGAGTGATATGCCACTTAAGCGGCGGGAAGAGGCTTCCCGGGCGGCTTTTGAAGAAGCGAAGCAATATATTCCCGGCGGTGTGAACAGCCCGGTCCGGGCGTTCAAGTCTGTAGGATTAACCCCGATTTATGCCGACCGGGGCGCAGGCTCGCGCATTTATGATATTGACGGCAACAGCTTTATCGATTACGTCTGTTCCTGGGGACCGCTCATTATGGGTCATGCCCACCCTGAGGTCGTGAAGGCGCTCCAGGAGACGGCAGTCAAAGGGACAAGCTTTGGTGCGCCTACTCTTTTGGAGACGGAAATGGCCAAGACTGTAGTTGAACGTGTAGCTTCGGTAGATATCGTGCGTATGGTGAATTCGGGAACGGAAGCCACCATGAGTGCGATTCGTCTGGCCCGCGGGTACACCGGACGCAGCAAGATCCTTAAGTTCGAAGGCTCCTATCATGGTCACGCCGACAGCCTGCTGATCAAAGCCGGTTCCGGGGTGGCTACGCTGGGCTTGCCTGATAGCCCTGGTGTTCCTGAAGGAGTAGCGGTTAACACGATTACAGTGCCTTATAATGACCTGGAAGGGGTCAAAATCGCCTTTGAGCGCTACGGCAACGAGATTGCTGCTGTTATTGTCGAGCCTATTGCCGGGAATATGGGCGTTGTGCCGCCGCTTCCGGGCTTTCTGGAGGGGCTCCGCAAGGTGACTACGGGGTATGGGGCGCTGCTGATTTTTGATGAGGTGATGACCGGTTTCCGGGTAGACCGCGGATGTGCGCAAGGGCTGTTCGGCATGGACCCTGACCTGACCTGCTTCGGCAAGGTGATCGGCGGAGGACTCCCGGTAGGAGCTTATGGCGGCAAAAAAGAGATTATGGCGCAGATTGCCCCGTCCGGCCCGATCTATCAGGCTGGCACGCTCAGCGGTAATCCGCTGGCGATGGCGGCCGGCTACAGCACGCTGAAGCTGCTGACACCGGAGGTCTATGCCCGTCTGGAAACGCTGGGTGCCCGCCTTGAAGCAGGACTGAAGCGCAATGCGGAGGAGACCGGGATACCGCTTACGATTAACCGTGTGGGCTCTATGGTCTGCCCGTTCTTCACGGAAGGGCCAGTGTTCAACTTCGAAACAGCAAAGACCAGTAATCTGGAGCTGTTTAACCGTTATTTCGGCGCGATGCTTGATCAGGGCATCAGCGTTCCGCCGTCCCAGTTCGAAGGGATGTTCGTCTCTGCTGCACACAGTGAGCAGGATATAGATGATACGATTGAGGGCCATTATAATGCCCTGAAATCGCTATGA
- a CDS encoding neutral zinc metallopeptidase, which yields MKWQGRRGSSNVEDRRGRGGGGGKLVGGGITGIIVIVIVTLLSGGNIGDIMGNLTSTGGSDTSSNVPYEQSAQEKELSEFVSVVLADTEDVWSEMFREQGMTYQDPTLVLYSGSVNSACGTASSAVGPFYCSGDARLYIDLSFYDELQQQFNAPGDFAMAYVIAHEVGHHVQTLLGASDKLNSLRQSLSETEFNRYQVRFELQADYYAGVWASHAQGMNLLEEGDLEEALTAASAVGDDTIQKRAQGYVVPDSFTHGTSEQRKRWFYKGFNSGTIEGGDTFNAAEL from the coding sequence ATGAAATGGCAGGGCAGAAGAGGCAGCAGTAACGTGGAAGACCGCAGAGGCCGCGGGGGCGGAGGCGGCAAGCTGGTTGGCGGAGGGATCACCGGGATCATTGTGATTGTGATCGTTACTCTGCTGAGCGGCGGAAATATCGGTGACATCATGGGAAATCTGACCTCCACCGGCGGCTCAGACACCAGCTCGAACGTTCCCTACGAGCAGAGTGCGCAGGAGAAGGAATTGTCCGAATTTGTATCTGTAGTTCTGGCAGATACCGAGGATGTCTGGTCCGAGATGTTCCGGGAGCAGGGAATGACCTATCAGGATCCGACACTTGTGCTGTACAGCGGAAGTGTGAATTCTGCCTGCGGAACCGCCAGCTCGGCTGTCGGACCGTTCTATTGCTCAGGCGATGCCAGGCTGTATATTGATCTCAGCTTCTATGATGAGCTGCAGCAGCAGTTCAATGCGCCGGGTGATTTCGCGATGGCTTATGTAATTGCCCATGAGGTGGGCCATCATGTCCAGACGCTGCTTGGAGCTTCCGATAAGCTGAATTCCCTGCGCCAGAGTCTCAGCGAGACCGAATTCAACCGGTATCAGGTCCGTTTCGAGCTGCAGGCGGATTACTATGCCGGGGTATGGGCGAGTCATGCCCAGGGGATGAATCTGCTGGAGGAAGGCGACCTGGAGGAGGCCTTGACTGCGGCGAGTGCGGTCGGCGACGATACGATCCAGAAGCGGGCGCAAGGTTATGTGGTGCCGGACAGCTTCACGCACGGAACCTCCGAGCAGCGTAAGCGCTGGTTCTACAAAGGGTTCAACTCCGGCACGATTGAAGGCGGAGATACCTTTAATGCGGCTGAATTGTAA